The Deltaproteobacteria bacterium genome includes a region encoding these proteins:
- a CDS encoding HTH domain-containing protein, translating to MRGEQLARQWRILRTIESRNHGISVTELARQEGWHVRTIWRDPAAIQDAGFPLYAEKDGQKTRYGFIEGYKLHLPVPFTVTELMSLYFYRDILRRCSQGVGRERCRSFTAVRGLCGQSLGAFYTDSHEDCLSYGWSFPHRTNWKKTDHPEADHATEHSNGRQNQRIGHPGPAALGPKACR from the coding sequence ATGCGGGGGGAGCAACTGGCCAGGCAGTGGCGCATTTTGCGGACCATTGAATCCCGAAACCATGGGATCAGTGTCACCGAGCTTGCCCGGCAGGAAGGCTGGCATGTCCGTACTATTTGGCGCGATCCGGCTGCTATCCAGGATGCCGGCTTCCCCCTCTATGCTGAAAAGGACGGACAGAAGACCCGATACGGCTTCATCGAAGGCTACAAGTTGCACCTGCCAGTCCCCTTCACTGTAACGGAGTTGATGAGCCTCTACTTTTACCGGGACATCCTTCGACGCTGTAGCCAGGGCGTTGGCAGGGAGCGATGCCGTTCGTTTACAGCCGTCAGGGGCCTATGCGGCCAATCTCTTGGGGCTTTCTACACAGATTCCCATGAAGATTGTTTATCTTACGGATGGTCGTTCCCGCACCGTACAAATTGGAAAAAAACAGATCATCCTGAAGCGGACCACGCCACGGAACATAGCAACGGCAGGCAGAATCAGCGGATTGGTCATCCAGGCCCTGCGGCACTTGGGCCTAAAGCATGTAGATGA